In the genome of Desulfofarcimen acetoxidans DSM 771, one region contains:
- a CDS encoding IS110 family transposase: MPESKTQKPKKQKAKKLVEPIEIDNDALYENCAGLDVHQETVVICVLFGSIDKRPKKVVETFKTTTSGLLDLADFLLSYNVTHVAMESTSVYWKPVWNVLENTFSLILANARTIKNVPGRKTDVKDASWIAKLLRNGLIEGSFVPPLPIRDLRDLTRYKRKLLNDLVAEKNRIHKTLQDANIKLTTYISDIFGVSRRNLLEAIICGQVIKPADLDVLIKGKLRKKIPEIVDALNGRLRLHHREMLLYSWDHILYIEKVIANIEVKIQQELVIYQEAIELIKSLSLIKDTTAAVIIVEIGVDMTVFHSDKHISSWAGLSPGNNESAGKRKSSRTTQGNTALKSILCQCAWAASRQRDSRLNALFWRITKNQGKKKAVIATAHEILVIVYHMLSRGVPYNELGRDYLGKHINNQESKAVKYLTQKGYIIQPPEGECA; this comes from the coding sequence ATGCCAGAAAGCAAAACTCAGAAACCTAAAAAACAAAAGGCAAAGAAATTAGTTGAGCCAATAGAAATTGATAATGATGCATTATATGAAAACTGTGCTGGTTTAGACGTTCATCAGGAAACAGTCGTTATCTGCGTGCTTTTTGGTTCTATTGATAAGCGCCCCAAAAAAGTAGTTGAAACATTTAAAACTACGACAAGTGGATTATTAGATTTAGCTGATTTTCTACTATCGTATAATGTAACTCATGTAGCCATGGAAAGTACCTCCGTTTATTGGAAACCTGTTTGGAATGTTTTAGAGAACACTTTTTCACTTATTTTAGCAAATGCCCGGACAATCAAAAATGTTCCGGGACGTAAAACCGATGTTAAGGATGCCAGTTGGATTGCTAAATTATTACGCAATGGTTTAATCGAAGGCAGTTTTGTCCCCCCCTTGCCAATTCGCGATTTACGCGATTTAACCCGTTACAAAAGAAAACTACTTAATGATCTTGTTGCTGAAAAAAACCGGATACACAAGACTTTGCAAGATGCTAACATTAAATTGACAACATATATATCAGATATTTTTGGTGTTTCTAGGCGGAACCTGTTAGAAGCAATAATATGTGGTCAGGTTATCAAACCGGCAGATTTGGATGTTTTAATTAAAGGAAAACTTCGCAAAAAGATACCGGAAATCGTAGACGCACTTAACGGACGTTTACGCTTGCATCATCGTGAAATGTTACTTTATTCATGGGATCATATCCTGTACATAGAAAAGGTTATTGCAAACATTGAAGTAAAGATTCAACAAGAATTGGTTATTTATCAGGAAGCAATCGAACTTATTAAGTCATTATCGCTCATCAAGGACACTACTGCTGCTGTTATCATAGTAGAAATAGGCGTTGATATGACAGTGTTTCATTCTGACAAACATATTTCTTCATGGGCTGGTTTAAGTCCCGGAAATAATGAAAGTGCCGGTAAAAGAAAAAGCAGTCGAACAACCCAGGGAAATACAGCATTGAAAAGCATATTATGTCAATGTGCATGGGCCGCCTCAAGACAACGGGACAGTCGCTTAAATGCTTTGTTCTGGCGTATTACTAAAAATCAGGGTAAGAAAAAAGCTGTTATAGCTACTGCACATGAGATTCTTGTTATTGTTTACCATATGTTAAGCAGAGGAGTACCCTACAATGAACTCGGTAGAGATTACCTTGGCAAACATATAAATAATCAGGAGTCCAAAGCAGTTAAATATCTCACCCAAAAGGGTTATATAATTCAACCGCCAGAAGGTGAGTGCGCTTAG
- a CDS encoding IS630 family transposase, with protein MPFESRRPQLQLTSEEVNNLEKIIHSRTEGISRVERAKIFLLYHQGETVSSIARKLKTNRSKVERHINKALEFGIEIALNDLPRPGKPETITVEAKTWLISLACQKPKDLGYSYELWTTALLSKHVREHCEEQGHPSLKNLSRGTVSKILSANQVKPHKIKYYLERRDPEFEQKMANVLYVYKEVEIVSEKASGSIYAFLSYDEKPGIQAIENKAPDIPPSPGKYPCIGRDYEYVRHGTVSLMAGIDLITGHIIATVEDRHRSSEFVEFLKLTDEHYKDKEKIKIILDNHSAHISKETRVYLNTVPNRFEFVFTPKHGSWLNLIESFFGKMAQSMLRAIRVKSKEELKERIYTYIKEINDCPTVYRWKYKMDELTII; from the coding sequence ATGCCGTTTGAAAGTCGTCGACCTCAATTGCAATTAACTTCCGAAGAGGTAAATAATTTAGAAAAAATCATTCATTCCCGCACGGAAGGGATAAGCCGGGTAGAACGTGCCAAAATATTTCTTTTATACCATCAAGGAGAGACGGTTTCCTCAATTGCTCGAAAGTTGAAAACCAATCGCTCTAAGGTTGAGCGTCATATCAACAAAGCCTTGGAATTTGGTATTGAGATTGCCCTAAACGATCTTCCACGCCCCGGAAAACCAGAGACTATAACGGTAGAAGCTAAGACCTGGCTCATATCTCTTGCATGTCAGAAGCCCAAAGACTTAGGGTATAGCTACGAATTATGGACTACTGCATTATTATCAAAGCATGTAAGAGAACATTGTGAGGAACAAGGGCACCCATCTCTGAAAAATCTATCACGCGGTACCGTTTCAAAGATTCTTTCGGCAAATCAAGTTAAACCTCATAAAATCAAATATTACTTAGAACGAAGAGATCCGGAGTTCGAACAAAAAATGGCCAATGTGCTGTATGTTTACAAGGAAGTTGAAATTGTTTCTGAAAAAGCCAGCGGATCAATATATGCTTTTCTATCCTATGATGAAAAACCAGGAATACAGGCTATAGAAAATAAAGCACCAGACATACCACCTTCTCCTGGGAAATACCCCTGCATTGGTCGTGATTACGAATATGTTCGTCATGGTACTGTCAGCCTAATGGCTGGAATTGACTTGATAACTGGGCATATTATTGCTACTGTAGAGGATCGTCATCGTAGTAGTGAATTTGTTGAATTTTTGAAGCTTACCGACGAACATTATAAGGACAAGGAAAAAATCAAAATCATTCTGGATAACCATTCAGCCCATATTTCTAAAGAAACCAGGGTATATCTGAACACTGTTCCAAATCGATTTGAATTTGTATTTACCCCAAAACATGGCTCATGGCTAAATTTAATCGAGTCATTCTTTGGTAAAATGGCTCAATCAATGCTTCGAGCAATCCGAGTAAAATCCAAAGAAGAACTTAAAGAAAGAATATACACCTATATTAAGGAAATAAATGATTGTCCTACAGTTTACCGTTGGAAGTATAAAATGGATGAATTAACTATTATCTAA